A single window of Zootoca vivipara chromosome 17, rZooViv1.1, whole genome shotgun sequence DNA harbors:
- the PRUNE1 gene encoding exopolyphosphatase PRUNE1 isoform X1 produces MESFLGGRKAALQVLKNTPLCPRNHRRSRPPETTFFCRSRPVAAQASLGDHVRKNQEVHVVMGNEACDLDSMVSALALAYFFAKTTPDSKAAFIPVLNIPRSEFPLRTESTFLLKEQCIAESSLVFRDEIDLATLHQAGLLLLTLVDHHVLPSGDAGLEEAVVEVIDHRPLERERGPPCRVTAELVGSCATLVTERILQSPAQVLDRQTAALLHGTIVLDCVNMSPEAGKVTPKDTHYASLLESKFPDLPSRSIIFEALQRAKFEVSGLTTDQMLRKDLKALSGGEAVIALSAVYMNLQAFLHRPGLEQELSAFCQQRSYDALLAMTISFNEQNEPFRQLAVYSQHPELQAAICRALEASSSPSLSLSPLESPYATVRAYHQGNTTASRKKVLPIVRDFLQEWKRLAPAAMQPEATGPCSKTRPEPRGAGTCERERGAGGPRKDPAKPHRLGDDLAADDDAPLPPTPMNSLVDECPLDRGLPKLSAEAVFEKFSRIAAARSSTDDEPGKK; encoded by the exons GTCCTCAAGAACACCCCCCTTTGCCCCCGAAACCACAGGCGCTCTCGTCCTCCGGAAACCACCTTCTTCTGTAGAAGCAGGCCTGTGGCTGCACAGGCTTCTCTGGGC GATCACGTCCGGAAGAACCAGGAGGTCCACGTGGTGATGGGGAACgaggcctgtgacctggactccaTGGTGTCCGCGTTGGCCCTTGCTTACTTCTTTGCAAAG ACCACCCCGGACTCGAAGGCAGCCTTCATCCCGGTCCTGAACATCCCCCGCTCAGAATTCCCTCTGCGCACAGAGAGCACCTTCCTCCTCAAAGAGCAGTGCATCGCGGAGAGTTCGCTCGTCTTCCGGGATGAGATTGACCTTGCCACCTTGCACCAGGCAGGCCTCCTTTTGCTGACACTCGTTGATCACCATGTCCTGCCAAG TGGGgatgcggggctggaggaggcggttGTTGAGGTGATCGACCACCGGCCCCTGGAGCGGGAGAGGGGCCCTCCCTGCAGAGTCACGGCAGAGCTGGTGGGCTCGTGCGCCACGCTGGTGACGGAGAGGATCCTGCAGAGCCCGGCGCAGGTTTTGGACAGGCAGACAGCAGCTCTCTTGCACG GCACGATCGTTCTGGACTGCGTCAACATGTCCCCCGAAGCCGGCAAAGTGACCCCGAAGGACACCCATTACGCTTCCCTTTTGGAGTCGAAGTTCCCCGATCTGCCCTCGAGAAGCATCATCTTTGAAGCCCTGcagagggccaagtttgaagTCTCAG GACTCACCACAGACCAGATGCTGAGGAAGGACCTCAAGGCCCTCTCTGGGGGAGAAGCTGTCATTGCGCTCAGCGCTGTATACATGAACCTACAG GCCTTCCTGCACCGTCCCGGTTTGGAGCAGGAGCTGTCCGCTTTCTGCCAGCAAAGGAGCTACGATGCCTTGCTTGCCATGACCATCTCCTTCAACGAGCAGAACGAGCCGTTCAGGCAGCTCGCCGTGTACAGCCAGCACCCGGAACTCCAGGCAGCG ATCTGCCGAGCTTTGGAAGCCTCCAGCAGCCCTTCCCTGAGCCTGTCTCCCCTCGAGAGCCCATACGCCACCGTCCGAGCCTACCACCAGGGCAACACCACCGCCTCCCGCAAGAAAGTCCTCCCCATCGTCCGAGACTTCCTGCAGGAGTGGAAACGCCTCGCCCCTGCCGCCATGCAGCCCGAGGCCACAGGCCCGTGCAGCAAGACGAGGCCAGAGCCCCGAGGCGCCGGAACCTGCGAGCGAGAGCGGGGGGCCGGCGGCCCCAGGAAGGACCCCGCAAAGCCACACCGCCTGGGGGATGACCTGGCTGCGGACGATGACGCCCCGCTGCCCCCCACGCCGATGAACAGCCTGGTGGACGAGTGCCCCCTCGACCGCGGACTCCCCAAACTGTCGGCGGAGGCCGTCTTCGAAAAGTTCAGCCGCATCGCCGCGGCTCGCTCCTCCACGGATGACGAGCCGGGGAAGAAGTGA
- the PRUNE1 gene encoding exopolyphosphatase PRUNE1 isoform X2 — translation MESFLGGRKAALQDHVRKNQEVHVVMGNEACDLDSMVSALALAYFFAKTTPDSKAAFIPVLNIPRSEFPLRTESTFLLKEQCIAESSLVFRDEIDLATLHQAGLLLLTLVDHHVLPSGDAGLEEAVVEVIDHRPLERERGPPCRVTAELVGSCATLVTERILQSPAQVLDRQTAALLHGTIVLDCVNMSPEAGKVTPKDTHYASLLESKFPDLPSRSIIFEALQRAKFEVSGLTTDQMLRKDLKALSGGEAVIALSAVYMNLQAFLHRPGLEQELSAFCQQRSYDALLAMTISFNEQNEPFRQLAVYSQHPELQAAICRALEASSSPSLSLSPLESPYATVRAYHQGNTTASRKKVLPIVRDFLQEWKRLAPAAMQPEATGPCSKTRPEPRGAGTCERERGAGGPRKDPAKPHRLGDDLAADDDAPLPPTPMNSLVDECPLDRGLPKLSAEAVFEKFSRIAAARSSTDDEPGKK, via the exons GATCACGTCCGGAAGAACCAGGAGGTCCACGTGGTGATGGGGAACgaggcctgtgacctggactccaTGGTGTCCGCGTTGGCCCTTGCTTACTTCTTTGCAAAG ACCACCCCGGACTCGAAGGCAGCCTTCATCCCGGTCCTGAACATCCCCCGCTCAGAATTCCCTCTGCGCACAGAGAGCACCTTCCTCCTCAAAGAGCAGTGCATCGCGGAGAGTTCGCTCGTCTTCCGGGATGAGATTGACCTTGCCACCTTGCACCAGGCAGGCCTCCTTTTGCTGACACTCGTTGATCACCATGTCCTGCCAAG TGGGgatgcggggctggaggaggcggttGTTGAGGTGATCGACCACCGGCCCCTGGAGCGGGAGAGGGGCCCTCCCTGCAGAGTCACGGCAGAGCTGGTGGGCTCGTGCGCCACGCTGGTGACGGAGAGGATCCTGCAGAGCCCGGCGCAGGTTTTGGACAGGCAGACAGCAGCTCTCTTGCACG GCACGATCGTTCTGGACTGCGTCAACATGTCCCCCGAAGCCGGCAAAGTGACCCCGAAGGACACCCATTACGCTTCCCTTTTGGAGTCGAAGTTCCCCGATCTGCCCTCGAGAAGCATCATCTTTGAAGCCCTGcagagggccaagtttgaagTCTCAG GACTCACCACAGACCAGATGCTGAGGAAGGACCTCAAGGCCCTCTCTGGGGGAGAAGCTGTCATTGCGCTCAGCGCTGTATACATGAACCTACAG GCCTTCCTGCACCGTCCCGGTTTGGAGCAGGAGCTGTCCGCTTTCTGCCAGCAAAGGAGCTACGATGCCTTGCTTGCCATGACCATCTCCTTCAACGAGCAGAACGAGCCGTTCAGGCAGCTCGCCGTGTACAGCCAGCACCCGGAACTCCAGGCAGCG ATCTGCCGAGCTTTGGAAGCCTCCAGCAGCCCTTCCCTGAGCCTGTCTCCCCTCGAGAGCCCATACGCCACCGTCCGAGCCTACCACCAGGGCAACACCACCGCCTCCCGCAAGAAAGTCCTCCCCATCGTCCGAGACTTCCTGCAGGAGTGGAAACGCCTCGCCCCTGCCGCCATGCAGCCCGAGGCCACAGGCCCGTGCAGCAAGACGAGGCCAGAGCCCCGAGGCGCCGGAACCTGCGAGCGAGAGCGGGGGGCCGGCGGCCCCAGGAAGGACCCCGCAAAGCCACACCGCCTGGGGGATGACCTGGCTGCGGACGATGACGCCCCGCTGCCCCCCACGCCGATGAACAGCCTGGTGGACGAGTGCCCCCTCGACCGCGGACTCCCCAAACTGTCGGCGGAGGCCGTCTTCGAAAAGTTCAGCCGCATCGCCGCGGCTCGCTCCTCCACGGATGACGAGCCGGGGAAGAAGTGA